The window ggatcttatgttatttagtgttgattaggtggataatgttggaaaatatactgttgacggaaatttaaaaaattaaatttttttctcaggttcgaaaaggtagacttactgcccattacagagagatgttcggtgagccgggtagtcACCAACcaacgactcacatgccgaggcggatgtaacggcgaggagtgatgaattctaccggGCAATTAacgacccttagttctttttaatttcggttcttgtattatgaattcaaaacttatttacatataaaatattttggttttgatttttttagaattttaattttattaataatttaaattatttaaattatttttttaattataattttttttatttctgtaaaataacgaaacgaagtaaattcgtagttattttgcgacttctttacgtggaagcttaacgaggtttttacgaggaaatgtttacaaggaaataacgtggaaaattcacgtggtctttacgaggaaagctatcaaggtatttacgtttactttacgagtatttactttCGAGTTATTTACGTGGCTTTAACGAGGAATGGCTTtcgaggtatttacgaggaaatttagcgacgtccttacgtggaagctttacgtggtctttacgacgaaatattcttcttcgcttttacgacgaaattatttcctcgctacgttacgacgaattagcgaggatatatgcgttacgacaaacgtataacgacgaaacgggtttcctcgctaattcctcgtaacactgcttttacgacgaagtcacGAAGAAAACTGCcttcgtaaaacttgtgttttcttgtagtgtcatGTCCGGTGGCGACGTGCAAAATTGGCGGCAAAAAACATCTTGCAATGTGGTGGAGTCGCGGTTCCTCTCTTGTCAGTCCCCGATACACCGTTCTGTCAACAATTAAGATGTGATGGATATTCAGAGCTACTAAGGTTCGTCGTAGTTTTACCGTTTGGTCTCGATTTAGTAATCAGTCAGTTTAGGACAGGTTTTCAACAGGTTGTgggtttatttttgtgacttccCTCTTAGTTAAATTAGTTTGTGTAGTTTAGTTATTGTAGATTTGTAGTAGCTATTTACTGGTATTTTTGTAATCTTCTAcgaaaatcaaaaataataataatatttaacatttttaccaaaaaagacttattttaatatatttatgcaGTTCTTCCAATTTTTAAGAACcttttattcttttgttttttggtataactAGTTGATATCCCACACTTTGTACgaactaatatatatactaatttttaattataatgttcatttttattaaaaaacttattaaattagatataattttaaattaatattttaaatatacttCAACATCATATTGGTAATCAATATATTAAACTATgttcttttgtttcatattttatatttaagatgTGAGTTTTGGATCGAAAATTTTTCCTTGgtaataatcaaattaggaaATCTGGATTTGAAATTAAACACTTATTGTATTTGGACCGAAAAGAAACCCAGTGGCACAGAAAGGATTATAAAAAAACTACAACCCATAAAACGTCAACAAAATAACAATAgcctaggggtgttcaatccggtaAAACCGACCActaaaaaccgaaccaaaccaaaataaagaaaatagttTGGATTTGGTAGTATCGAATAAACCAGATAGATGTTATTTTAAGAAGCCATAATATATGGATATGGTTCAACATATTAACCGATTCAACCGAATAAACTGAAGAAACTGATTAAATTGAATATATTAGTATACTtatgtataatttttataataatatatatatatttggatcaATATTTCCAATAAGAATTAGAGAAATAGCTATAATATTAGTCATTAAGTCGTAaactaaatataagataaacaaaattatgatattatttgtaGATATTGTAAATATCAACTGTTAAtatctattttcttaattagatattctaaatatcatataattatatattaaatatatatatttttaaatagtttatatatcagtaaaataatttaatttttattaattattttaaatatcatgataaatatatatattaacatacttttttaaataagaaaattaatcaaactaattatttatcctaaaatcatggaaacgatggtaaataaacaaattcattaaaatcatggagaatatGATAAGTAAACAAATTCagttctcaaataatagtaaaGATAGATtgtattctttttgttttatttgtggCCACATATTTTGCGTCTTACCTCCCTAGTAAATCCAGAATAGAGGGATTCTACGAAAGTTCCTTTATTATCTCAATAATAGAAGCATTTTCAAGATTCAAGcaagttgcaaaaaaaaaaacctgtcCATCCCTTTCTGCAATTGCTTTCTAAAAAAGCGGTGTGATATTGCTTCCATCTCAATCATACTGATACTATAATGGCTTcgtcttctttttctctttctcctCTATCTTCTCTGCCTCCAAGTTGGAAGCACCATGTCTTCCCGAGCTTCCATGGGGCAGATGTCCGCAAATCCTTTCTCAGTCACATTCTGAAGGAGTTTAGAAGCAAAGGAATTGACACTTTCATTGACGATGATATCGAGAGGAATAAGTCGATCGGTCCCCAGCTTATCGATGCTATTAAAGGATCGAAAATTGGGATCATCTTGCTCTCCAAGAACTATGCTTCTTCGTCTTGGTGCCTAAACGAGTTAGTGGAGATCATGAAGTGTAGGACAGAGCTTGGTCAGACAGTTATGACCATTTTCTATGAAGTGGATCCAGCTGATGTAAAGAAGCAGAGGAAAGATTTTGGGAAGTCCTTTAGAAAAACGTGTAAAGGCAAAACAAGTGACGAGATTGAGACATGGAAAAAGGCTTTGGAAGGTGTGGCCACCATCGCTGGTTACCATTCAAACAACTGGTATACATTTGTTTTTTACTTGTTCTAACTGATATTTCGCAATAGGACATTAACTCTATCTCTCTCCTTTTTTATCCCactacttatattatatatatatatatattctgtaGCTTTACAACTTATAAGAATACCAACAACTACGTATTTTAATggaattataaattaatttttctatttttttaggGATAATGAAGCAGCCATGATCGAAAAAATAGCAACTGATGTTTCAAACATTTTGAATAGTTCCACGCCAACAAGAGATTTCGAGGAGTTATTTGTACCGGGAGCTCATATGGAAAAAtggaattatttttttttgaatgtcTAAGAGGTTCTGGACACGTAGGCCTATACTTTTATGGCGAAATCTGTATTatctaatttcatttttatttgaaGAGTAAACCctttttaaattgataattgGTTATTTGACCTTTAGAATCCGATATAGAAGATCACTACACGAAAACACTTAATTCGTAAGGAAAAATTGCAAGGGAAACTTTGCTTCACAAAATTGTATTGGAACTACAAGGAACATGTTACCTGGCAAATTTGCGAGGGGATATTTTTCTTGCAAATGTGTGAGGGTTTTGTGAGGCATTTTCATGTCGGTTTCAGTCCATTGCAATTGCTTTGCAAAAAACAAGTAAAGTTGTTGAAACACATTTGTTTCTGTGAATACTGAATTTTTGCAAGGAGAAATTTTTCGCAAATCCCCTGCAACTTTTTAAAAAGTCTATAAATAGCTGacataaataaaatacttaacaaagtaaaacaaaaaaaaaaggtagagAGAAAAATATCTTTCAAACATGAAATATACGCATTACAGACATTGATGTACAATCATAAAGATCCAAAGACTGGTGAAGTGACGAAAAAGTATTGTGCTAGATTATGGGGATTCTTACAACATGCAACTAACCAACCATTCGCGAGAGAACATGGTAAAATATTTTGTCCTTGTAGAAAATGCAAGAACGAGCCATATTTAGAAATAGATACTGTAAAAAAGGCATCTATATAATAGATTATTTAAACGAAACTACTACATATGATTTTTGCATGGGAATTGCATCAAGTCGTAGTACAGACCAAAGATTTGAACTACCAAGTTATAATGCTTATTATTATGAGTACCATGCACAAAATATGTTTGGAAATAATGTGTGCGATGGGTATGAGAAACATGGAAATAAGTATCATGACATGGTTACCGATGCATTTCATGAAGTTGTCCTTCCTAATAGTAACAGGAAAGAACCTAACATAGAAGCAAAACAGTTTTATAATATGTTAGAcgcagcaaaaaaaaaaaaaacccatatAAAGAGGATGTATAGAAGGGATTTATAGATTATCACTCACATCTAGGATGATGAATCTTAAAATTGATTAGAATCTAAATGAGAATTGCATGGATTCATGAGGTCAACTAATTAATGAGTATTAATTAGAAGGTAATCTTGCTGCTGAAAATTTCTATGAAATTCATAGGTTAGTAGCGGATCTTGGTCTACCATCTAAATCATCGATGTATGCGTTGACAACTGCGTGATTTTCTGGAAAGACGATGAGAAACTACTGGAATGCCGATTTTGTGGAAAACCGAGATATCTAGAAACTACAAGAAAGAATTGTGTGTCGTACCAAAATATGTGGCAACTTACCAATCACAAAAAGATTAAAGCGTTTATATCACTCGGAAAGGGCAGCCACGTCAATCAGGGGCGGATCCAGAAAATAATTTAACATGGGGCacaacatatatacatatatattgtatttatgaAAAACTtatcataatatataaatatatatatatttattaaaactttaattatgtattaattaattaaattataaattataaaattttaaagaacaTTTAAACAACCACTTTTCAAAAACTTGAGTCAGTTGATAAGATAAACAGGTTTTTGTTATGTTGGATACTTTTTActgattattttaatataagtatTGAAAATAAAACTAGATTCTAACCCACCCTTTTAAAGggcatgtatatttttttgttttaatttttttgagagatttaatttttatatttgtgttattttttgtaatcatatttatgtttaaaattaatttaatttaatataatttttggtaactatattaaatatgtcaagTTGCATAACTATACACTTGTGCCAtatgcattttaaaaattatttaaaactttatttctaaagtttgcaacatattatattttcttaacagtTACCTAACATAGTTAGTTATGAATATTTGTACCCAAATAACCTGACTCGGGATCAACCCGAAAATTAAAATCGCATACTCTATTAGACATGCTCTATATATTCGAATGGTTCTTAAAGTGTTTTATCCAGAAACCAATGTCAAATCCAATCCACACCGAAAACCaaacaaattttcaaaaaaatgctTGACAAAAGTAATTTACAGTATATTctgttatatacatatatatggatTAATATGGTCTTCACTAACTTTaagtaaaatcacatttaataaatattttttaatcgaataaaatatttaaacccCTTAAACTAAAACccgtaaaatataatttataaataatacttCCATAATAATATCAacttaaatagttttaataatctTAAATTTATTTCCAAACATATACTTTGTAGAATTTGGTTGGACTAAAGTTTATGTACATTAACTGGTTTTGTGAAgtaattaaattttgtattgaGAATATATGGaaaatatagtttcagattGAAGCATCCTattgattttgaattttgatgaaTACTGCATTATTCGAAGAATTAAAGAATAAATAGCTaagatattatattattatttcaaattgGTACATGTAAGATTTGCAACCAATATGATTTAAATATACCTTTAATAATTcggatttagaaaaaaattttataatactttaatatcatatataatagaaagttgtttaaatattaaacatttttgaatttttaattataacaatttttaaaatactatcaTACTATTAAATAACATTGGCCGGTTAATAagtaagaataataataattttataaatgtaaacaGTTCGTTTGTTGAAAACATAATGAAATGTTTAAGAATcaaatgaataaataatattgattaaacatattaattaattattcgtAGGTTAATAGTCAAACCAAAAGGAAGGAAAACTTATATATCTGAAAGTGAGGATAAGTAATATAACAAATGACACATGTTAAACTATTACtttaaatataatagataaaacCATGGCATTTGGTATGAACTAAAATGAAGAAGTAATATTCAATATTTATAACAGTAGCTGAATATATGTATTTGGGGGAAGTCGGTTCCTAAAATTTTGGAACTAAAGTAGAGGttgcaaaattattttattagaagAAGTAGTTATGGTTATAATTTGCGTTGCCAAAAAAAGTCgtcatacaattttttttgtatttaaataaaGGAAATAAATAGTTGGACTTAACATTTATCTGTAggtcatatttttgttttgatagaatagattgataaaataattgttaaactaaaacttaaacaaaatagtttatatttttgaaaaggtAAAAGCTAATATTcaatcaaaggaagaaaagcaAATCTTTTCTATTAGATAGCATAAagcaaaagataaaaaaaaacttattttataaaaatgtgactaaaatataataaagtaaacACAAATCTGAAGAAAAAACGCTCACTGGTGTCGAACATGGG is drawn from Brassica rapa cultivar Chiifu-401-42 chromosome A05, CAAS_Brap_v3.01, whole genome shotgun sequence and contains these coding sequences:
- the LOC103868294 gene encoding probable disease resistance protein RPP1 codes for the protein MASSSFSLSPLSSLPPSWKHHVFPSFHGADVRKSFLSHILKEFRSKGIDTFIDDDIERNKSIGPQLIDAIKGSKIGIILLSKNYASSSWCLNELVEIMKCRTELGQTVMTIFYEVDPADVKKQRKDFGKSFRKTCKGKTSDEIETWKKALEGVATIAGYHSNNWDNEAAMIEKIATDVSNILNSSTPTRDFEELFVPGAHMEKWNYFFLNV